Proteins from a genomic interval of Corynebacterium deserti GIMN1.010:
- a CDS encoding tRNA adenosine deaminase-associated protein — protein sequence MNTEEDGLSFAVTATLSEGKWQVREFDDKFSRLSTSINAVRALRSEGPAFALLCVDDEYFVIVRPTPSRVFVFLSDAPMAVDDDFAAAVLDEIDAEIPDINPDDLDDTDPWPEGDFDILSDLGLSEEVLSVICDDYDLDPSEQLLRIAEELGFDNDLARVVGLD from the coding sequence ATGAACACCGAAGAGGATGGCCTGAGCTTTGCGGTCACGGCTACCTTAAGCGAAGGCAAGTGGCAGGTACGTGAGTTTGATGATAAGTTCTCCAGGCTTTCTACCTCTATAAACGCGGTCCGCGCGCTGCGCAGTGAGGGTCCAGCGTTTGCATTGTTGTGCGTTGATGATGAGTATTTTGTGATCGTCCGACCTACCCCAAGTAGGGTATTTGTTTTCTTGTCTGATGCTCCCATGGCGGTCGACGATGATTTCGCGGCCGCTGTGTTGGACGAGATTGACGCTGAAATTCCTGATATCAATCCCGATGATCTGGATGACACTGATCCGTGGCCTGAGGGCGATTTCGATATCCTCTCTGACCTAGGACTTTCTGAAGAAGTGTTGTCGGTGATCTGCGACGATTACGATTTGGATCCTTCCGAGCAGCTCCTTCGCATCGCGGAAGAGCTCGGTTTTGATAATGATTTAGCTCGGGTGGTGGGACTGGATTAG
- the tadA gene encoding tRNA adenosine(34) deaminase TadA yields MAVLPVQARLKEDERRMRHALEIARHTPDGDVPVGAVIFAPSGEILATATNRREADRDPTAHAEIIALRRAARRFNDGWRLTDCTAVVTLEPCSMCAGALVGARIGRIVFGAFEPHTGACGSVFDVVRDPAVLHKSEVIGGILESECASLMTEFFAYRR; encoded by the coding sequence GTGGCTGTTTTGCCAGTTCAGGCGCGTCTCAAGGAGGATGAGCGCCGCATGCGCCACGCCCTGGAGATCGCTCGCCACACCCCGGACGGCGATGTCCCAGTTGGCGCCGTTATCTTTGCGCCCTCGGGCGAGATTTTGGCAACGGCAACGAACCGTCGAGAAGCAGACCGCGACCCGACCGCCCACGCCGAAATTATTGCTTTGCGACGCGCCGCTCGTCGCTTCAACGACGGTTGGCGCCTGACCGACTGTACCGCGGTGGTCACGCTAGAACCCTGTTCCATGTGCGCCGGCGCCCTGGTAGGTGCCCGGATTGGTCGCATCGTCTTCGGCGCATTTGAACCGCATACCGGAGCCTGCGGCTCTGTCTTTGATGTTGTCCGCGACCCCGCCGTGCTCCATAAATCCGAGGTCATCGGCGGAATCTTGGAATCCGAATGCGCTTCCCTGATGACCGAGTTTTTTGCGTACAGAAGATAA
- a CDS encoding CsbD family protein, whose product MSDFSNKAEDLAGKTKEGFGEATGNESLADEGRADQTKADIKDAVENAGEKVKDAANKVLGAFQKDDKN is encoded by the coding sequence ATGAGCGATTTTTCCAACAAGGCAGAAGATCTAGCAGGCAAGACTAAGGAAGGCTTCGGCGAGGCTACCGGCAACGAGTCCCTCGCAGATGAGGGTCGCGCAGACCAGACCAAGGCAGACATCAAGGACGCTGTCGAAAACGCTGGTGAAAAGGTAAAGGACGCAGCCAACAAGGTTCTCGGCGCATTCCAAAAAGACGACAAGAACTAA
- a CDS encoding MMPL family transporter, which yields MAKLLFRLGRWSYNRKWIVISAWLLILTIVGGLALTMQKGFSNTFTIDDTPSIDATKLLVENFPDQTNPVTAAGVNVVFQAPEGMTLEDPQMITAIDAVIDHIETNLDDFGGGDRFGNPVTLSPELEEMIVEQMTSMGLPEETAQKDAANLAILSEDKTIAYTSFDIDVAGPEYVEERHREVINDAMEIGEDLGVRVEAGGAGFGDPIQIKTTSEIIGIGIAFVVLIFTFGSLIAAGLPLITAVIGVGIGALTIVLATAFTELNNVTPVLAVMIGLAVGIDYALFILSRYRAEYKRMPRADAAGMAVGTAGSAVVFAGATVIIALVALSIADIGFLTAMGLSAAFTVFVSVLIALTFIPALLGVLGGRAFKGKIPGIGGNPTPKQTWEQALNRRSKGRTWVKFVQKVPGLVVAVVVLGLGALTIPATNLELSLPSDSTSNIDTTQRQSADLMTEGFGAGVNAPLLVIVDAHEVNTEATALQPLIEAQEPEEGEFDREAAARFATYMYVTQTYNSNVDVKNAQIIGVNSDATAAQILVTPYTGPAEPETTDLMHVLRAQETQIEDVTGTELGTTGLTAVQLDITEQLEEAMPIYLAVVVGLAIFLLILVFRSLLVPLIAGLGFLLSVGAAFGATVLFWQEGFGGFVNTPGPLISFMPIFLIGVTFGLAMDYQVFLVTRMREHYTHHNGKGQPGSKYTPVEQSVIEGFTQGSRVVTAAALIMIAVFVAFIDQPLPFIKIFGFALGAGVFFDAFFIRMGLVPASMFLMGRATWWMPKWLDRLLPSLDIEGTALEKEWEEKHAAR from the coding sequence GTGGCAAAACTGCTGTTTAGGTTGGGGCGATGGTCATACAATCGCAAATGGATTGTGATTTCAGCATGGCTGTTGATTTTGACCATCGTGGGCGGACTCGCGTTGACGATGCAAAAAGGTTTCAGCAATACCTTTACTATTGACGACACTCCGTCCATTGACGCCACCAAATTGTTGGTGGAGAATTTCCCTGATCAAACTAACCCGGTGACAGCAGCTGGAGTTAACGTCGTCTTCCAAGCACCTGAGGGAATGACGCTGGAAGATCCTCAGATGATCACCGCAATTGATGCGGTAATTGATCACATTGAAACCAATCTGGATGATTTCGGCGGGGGAGATCGTTTTGGTAACCCTGTGACTCTGTCTCCTGAGCTGGAGGAGATGATCGTCGAGCAGATGACCTCTATGGGGTTGCCGGAGGAAACGGCCCAAAAAGATGCTGCTAACCTTGCGATTTTGAGCGAGGATAAGACGATTGCGTATACCTCGTTTGATATTGACGTCGCAGGTCCTGAGTATGTTGAGGAACGTCACCGCGAAGTAATTAATGATGCGATGGAGATCGGTGAGGATCTCGGCGTGCGGGTGGAAGCCGGCGGCGCTGGTTTTGGCGATCCCATCCAGATTAAGACCACCAGTGAAATCATCGGCATCGGCATTGCCTTCGTGGTGCTGATCTTTACCTTCGGTTCCTTGATTGCTGCTGGTCTACCACTGATCACAGCTGTGATCGGTGTGGGAATTGGTGCGTTGACTATCGTGCTGGCCACGGCTTTTACAGAGCTCAACAATGTCACCCCAGTGCTGGCTGTCATGATCGGCCTGGCTGTAGGCATTGACTACGCGCTGTTTATTCTGTCTCGCTATCGTGCGGAATATAAGCGCATGCCGCGTGCCGATGCAGCCGGAATGGCTGTGGGTACTGCGGGTAGCGCGGTTGTGTTCGCTGGCGCAACGGTGATCATTGCACTGGTGGCATTGTCTATCGCAGATATTGGATTCCTCACCGCCATGGGTCTGTCTGCTGCGTTTACTGTCTTCGTGTCAGTTCTTATCGCGCTGACTTTCATCCCGGCGCTGCTCGGCGTGCTCGGTGGTCGTGCATTTAAGGGCAAGATCCCGGGTATCGGTGGAAACCCAACCCCGAAGCAGACGTGGGAGCAGGCACTGAACCGTCGCTCCAAGGGGCGCACCTGGGTGAAGTTCGTGCAGAAAGTTCCAGGCCTTGTGGTGGCAGTAGTTGTCCTTGGATTGGGTGCACTGACCATTCCTGCGACTAACCTCGAGTTGTCGTTGCCGTCGGATTCAACTTCTAATATTGATACGACTCAGCGGCAGTCTGCAGACCTGATGACTGAGGGATTTGGCGCGGGAGTCAACGCTCCTTTGTTGGTGATTGTCGATGCTCATGAGGTGAACACCGAAGCCACAGCATTGCAGCCACTGATCGAGGCGCAGGAGCCGGAGGAAGGCGAGTTTGATCGTGAGGCGGCTGCTCGTTTTGCTACCTACATGTATGTCACTCAGACGTATAACTCCAATGTGGATGTGAAGAACGCACAGATCATTGGTGTGAATTCTGATGCCACGGCTGCCCAAATTTTGGTTACCCCGTACACCGGTCCAGCTGAGCCAGAAACAACGGATCTCATGCATGTGTTGCGTGCGCAGGAAACTCAGATCGAGGACGTCACTGGCACGGAACTTGGTACGACGGGACTGACTGCCGTGCAGCTTGATATCACTGAGCAGTTGGAAGAAGCTATGCCGATCTACCTCGCAGTGGTCGTTGGATTGGCTATCTTCCTCCTCATTTTGGTGTTCCGTTCCTTGCTCGTCCCACTTATCGCTGGCCTTGGCTTCTTGCTGTCCGTCGGTGCGGCATTCGGTGCGACGGTGCTGTTCTGGCAGGAGGGCTTCGGTGGCTTTGTGAACACCCCTGGTCCGCTGATTTCCTTCATGCCTATCTTCCTCATCGGCGTGACCTTCGGTTTGGCTATGGATTACCAGGTCTTCCTGGTTACCCGCATGCGCGAGCACTACACGCACCACAATGGCAAGGGACAGCCTGGTTCCAAGTACACCCCGGTTGAGCAGTCAGTGATTGAAGGCTTCACGCAGGGCTCACGCGTGGTCACAGCAGCAGCGCTCATTATGATTGCTGTGTTCGTGGCGTTTATTGATCAGCCGTTGCCATTTATCAAGATCTTCGGTTTTGCGTTGGGTGCGGGCGTGTTTTTCGATGCTTTCTTCATCCGCATGGGTCTCGTTCCTGCATCGATGTTCCTCATGGGGCGCGCGACGTGGTGGATGCCAAAGTGGCTTGACCGCCTGCTGCCAAGCCTGGACATTGAAGGCACCGCCCTGGAGAAGGAATGGGAGGAGAAGCACGCTGCACGTTAG
- the tgt gene encoding tRNA guanosine(34) transglycosylase Tgt, with amino-acid sequence MSDLSFTLNNKLADDAPGKHGRTGVIHTPHGDIATPAFIPVATKATVKTLTPEQIRETGAQAILSNAYHLYLQPGPDIVDEAGGVAAFENWHGPTYTDSGGFQVMSLGSGFKKVLAMDTTNLTRNDIKAAKKERMALVDEDGVDFKSVIDGSKHRFTPEVSMQIQHQLGADIIFAFDELTTLVDTYDYQVESVERTRRWAQRCLLEHERLTQERVDKPLQSLWGVVQGAQFEDLRRQAVKGLLDLDRQATDEGRRGFGGFGIGGALEKENLGTIVGWVCDELPDEKPRHLLGISEPDDLFVAVEAGADTFDCVAPTRLGRRGGVYTLDGRMNLTGARFKRDFKGIDEEVGGYASENYSRAYIHHLLKAKEFLAGTLCTMHNLHFMITLVDKIRASIDDGTYHEFKEEFLGRYYASKMS; translated from the coding sequence ATGTCAGATCTTTCATTCACCCTCAACAACAAGCTTGCCGATGACGCCCCCGGCAAGCATGGTCGTACAGGTGTAATCCACACACCTCACGGTGATATTGCCACCCCTGCCTTCATTCCTGTGGCTACCAAAGCCACGGTGAAAACCCTTACTCCTGAGCAGATTCGGGAGACCGGTGCGCAGGCTATTTTGTCCAACGCCTACCACCTGTATCTGCAGCCTGGCCCAGACATTGTCGATGAGGCCGGCGGCGTGGCAGCGTTTGAGAACTGGCATGGCCCCACCTATACGGACTCCGGCGGATTCCAGGTGATGAGCCTGGGCTCCGGCTTCAAAAAAGTCCTGGCCATGGACACCACCAACCTCACCCGCAATGACATTAAGGCAGCCAAAAAAGAGCGCATGGCGCTTGTCGACGAGGACGGCGTGGATTTCAAATCTGTTATCGATGGCTCAAAGCACCGATTCACCCCAGAAGTCTCCATGCAGATTCAGCACCAATTGGGCGCAGACATCATCTTTGCTTTCGATGAACTGACCACTTTAGTTGATACCTATGACTACCAGGTGGAATCTGTGGAACGTACCCGCAGGTGGGCGCAGCGCTGCCTTCTAGAGCATGAACGGCTGACTCAGGAACGTGTGGATAAACCACTTCAATCCCTATGGGGAGTGGTGCAGGGTGCGCAGTTCGAGGATTTGCGTCGACAAGCAGTAAAAGGCCTGTTGGACCTCGATCGCCAGGCCACCGACGAAGGTCGTCGTGGCTTCGGCGGTTTCGGCATCGGTGGTGCCCTGGAGAAGGAGAACCTGGGAACCATCGTGGGCTGGGTATGCGATGAGCTGCCGGATGAGAAGCCTCGCCACCTGCTGGGTATTTCCGAGCCGGACGATCTCTTCGTGGCTGTGGAAGCTGGCGCGGACACCTTCGACTGCGTGGCGCCGACTCGTTTAGGCCGACGCGGCGGTGTCTACACACTTGATGGACGCATGAACTTGACGGGTGCGCGCTTCAAGCGTGACTTCAAGGGCATCGATGAGGAAGTCGGCGGATACGCCAGCGAGAACTACTCCCGCGCATACATCCACCACCTGCTCAAGGCGAAGGAATTTTTGGCAGGCACGCTATGCACCATGCATAACCTGCACTTCATGATCACCTTGGTGGATAAGATCCGTGCCAGCATTGATGATGGCACGTACCACGAATTCAAGGAAGAATTCTTAGGCCGCTACTACGCATCGAAAATGTCATAA